From Mycoplasmopsis gallinacea, the proteins below share one genomic window:
- a CDS encoding amino acid permease, which yields MGLKLSTKVIYLSAIIKWTIIFLALLLSVYLAFKNPSYSTNFSGLIDKPKSEYAYLISSSVISFMYAFGGFESIAAMTKDAQTNKIKKVLFLSFGFIVGFYLVFYLVLLGINSSVLNGQFSNIFLKTWSITGLVIFVIGTIFNQISSKISTVLVNSRQLIPLAEDGYLPKFLIKTNSRGEYRNAIYFSLGLTIFSLIVFWALPEFLNLKNFFLSVIEIGTISFLVQYVLTFITALILERKNKVITIPWYEKIIYYLVMILLISLIVIYLFPMIVGHSWSVENTIVLVSYLASLIIGGILFVIAKFNK from the coding sequence TTGGGCCTCAAATTAAGCACAAAAGTTATCTATCTTTCAGCAATTATTAAATGAACCATTATCTTTTTAGCACTTCTACTGTCAGTTTATTTAGCTTTTAAAAACCCAAGTTACTCAACCAATTTTAGCGGGTTAATTGATAAACCTAAAAGTGAATATGCTTATTTAATTTCAAGCTCAGTAATTTCATTTATGTATGCTTTTGGTGGTTTTGAAAGTATTGCTGCAATGACTAAGGATGCGCAAACTAATAAAATTAAAAAAGTGCTCTTTTTATCTTTCGGATTTATTGTTGGGTTTTACTTGGTATTTTACTTAGTACTTTTAGGGATAAACTCAAGCGTTTTAAATGGGCAATTTAGTAATATTTTCCTTAAAACCTGATCAATTACTGGACTTGTTATTTTTGTAATTGGGACTATTTTTAATCAAATTTCATCAAAAATTTCAACTGTCTTAGTTAATTCAAGGCAATTAATTCCGCTTGCAGAAGATGGATATTTGCCTAAATTCTTAATCAAAACTAATTCACGTGGTGAATATCGCAATGCTATTTATTTTTCGCTTGGACTTACTATTTTTTCATTAATAGTGTTTTGGGCTCTTCCTGAGTTTTTAAATCTTAAAAACTTCTTCCTTTCAGTTATCGAGATAGGAACGATTTCATTTTTAGTTCAATATGTGCTCACTTTCATCACAGCGCTAATTTTAGAACGCAAAAATAAGGTAATTACAATTCCTTGATATGAAAAAATCATCTATTATTTAGTGATGATTTTGCTTATTAGCTTAATTGTTATTTACCTATTCCCAATGATTGTAGGTCATTCCTGAAGTGTTGAAAATACTATTGTTTTAGTTTCGTATCTAGCTTCATTAATCATTGGTGGAATTTTATTTGTTATAGCTAAATTTAACAAATAG
- a CDS encoding ABC transporter permease produces the protein MLSKIKQLNFNRRLALAIPYFLIAILLIVLPIILIFTNAVVGHEEGFDNWILVKESNTWNIIGRSLKIGVISSFLCLIIALPYSYFISTSKSKIFRIYALSLIISPMAIFTIAKIYAIKGLFLAMVADPKSLNAEWFIILGLTFLNIPLMVMPLYTVFKDMPKNIVEASYDLGYNSFQTMYKVIIPYATKAILSGIGMIFLASATTFVISKKLLPDGSQKQLIGDLINSKINPGNKFDLSSGSALVVVVSAIFIGIYSLTLIAPKVIFFFKKGAHYE, from the coding sequence ATGCTTTCCAAAATTAAACAATTAAACTTTAATCGTCGTTTAGCTTTAGCCATTCCTTATTTTTTAATCGCAATTCTTTTAATTGTTTTGCCAATTATTTTAATTTTTACTAACGCTGTTGTTGGGCATGAAGAAGGGTTTGACAACTGAATTTTAGTAAAAGAATCAAACACTTGAAACATCATTGGACGGAGCTTAAAAATTGGAGTCATTTCTTCATTTTTATGTCTTATTATTGCTCTTCCATATTCATATTTTATTTCAACATCTAAATCTAAAATTTTCCGGATTTACGCACTTAGCTTAATTATTAGTCCAATGGCAATTTTCACTATTGCGAAAATTTACGCTATTAAAGGATTATTTTTAGCTATGGTAGCTGACCCTAAATCATTAAATGCTGAATGATTTATTATTTTAGGGCTTACTTTCTTAAATATCCCACTTATGGTTATGCCGCTTTATACAGTGTTTAAAGATATGCCTAAAAACATTGTTGAAGCTAGTTATGACCTTGGGTATAACTCATTCCAAACAATGTACAAAGTGATCATTCCATATGCAACTAAAGCAATTTTAAGTGGTATTGGTATGATTTTCCTAGCTAGTGCTACTACCTTTGTTATTAGTAAAAAATTACTTCCAGACGGGTCACAAAAACAATTAATAGGGGACTTAATTAACTCAAAAATTAACCCAGGTAATAAATTTGACTTAAGTTCAGGTAGTGCCTTAGTTGTTGTTGTTAGTGCTATTTTCATTGGAATTTACTCACTTACATTAATTGCTCCAAAAGTAATTTTCTTCTTCAAGAAAGGAGCACACTATGAGTAA
- a CDS encoding ABC transporter permease: MSKIVEILKRSYIYIILTLVYVPLIFGFVFSFNQQTKKGEFNTTWTVGTTDNWANLFKDGRDLALVNTILLALIVSFLVISLSLITVYALYRQKNKLVRSSVISSSNIPLINPDNITAIGLVLVFGIFFGIISTDSEGFGRLIIGHTVMALPYGISLMLPRSEKFNNNLFEASQDLGYSKIASWFKTYFIYMIPSIIMVAIVSTFLSFDDFIIARTVSNTSTLGTKLYEGSFQAWGLVFGSIVLFMTIIGNIIYTVAKSKSQK; encoded by the coding sequence ATGAGTAAAATTGTTGAAATTTTAAAAAGAAGCTACATTTACATCATTTTAACTTTAGTGTATGTACCTTTAATTTTTGGTTTTGTATTTTCATTTAACCAACAAACTAAAAAAGGTGAATTCAACACCACTTGAACAGTAGGGACTACTGATAACTGAGCTAATTTATTTAAAGATGGACGTGATTTAGCTCTTGTAAATACTATCTTACTTGCATTAATTGTTAGTTTTTTAGTTATTTCACTTTCACTTATCACTGTTTATGCACTTTATAGACAAAAAAATAAATTAGTGCGTTCTTCAGTTATTTCTAGTTCAAATATTCCATTAATTAACCCAGATAACATCACCGCTATTGGTCTTGTGCTTGTATTTGGAATTTTCTTTGGAATCATCTCAACAGATAGCGAAGGGTTTGGGAGATTAATTATTGGACATACAGTTATGGCTCTTCCATACGGAATTTCACTTATGCTACCTAGAAGTGAGAAATTTAATAACAACCTTTTTGAAGCAAGCCAAGATTTAGGGTATTCAAAAATTGCTTCATGATTTAAAACATATTTTATTTACATGATTCCTTCAATTATTATGGTTGCTATTGTAAGTACATTCTTAAGTTTTGACGATTTCATTATCGCTAGAACTGTATCAAATACATCAACACTTGGAACTAAACTTTATGAAGGTTCATTCCAAGCTTGAGGACTTGTTTTTGGTTCAATTGTGTTATTTATGACAATTATTGGAAACATTATTTATACAGTTGCTAAAAGCAAAAGTCAAAAATAA
- a CDS encoding IS1634 family transposase gives MSYSLCKKKQNGKYYLVLAISKGFKKGYGNQIGLGYWEDIKEKYGLSSIEDMKEIAKKVDTSLDKAVAKEEFFKLLKPTSVKTSIQNIGVDLIYKVIKELNLFSALPKSKHKSLEEVLEFFIATRIILPRSYMSQYKNKSDFINDINVKKSSIYNYLDVIFENKNSVLVNLFQKINEFTNRNNKVFHFDNTTVYFESFTREGIRKNGFSKDGKHNEDQVVIAMAVDENGIPIHYKVFPGNTADGKTMLSFVLELQSIYKIKDITIVADRGINNNANLRFLEQKGIKYIFQKRLDTLSIGMKKFILEDKHYVFRDEMFWKEQIVESVWNKNRFNGKYRKWCVFFSPGKKTLDKLKRNNFIDKLNKKTVNGELPLSSLVPEYKKKYMDIDGKTVGKLNWEKIKKKESEDGFYIIETNILDLTPEKANEIYRKQWKVEENFRTLKSSLQVRPVFVHNEQHILAHLLLCFIALVVLKYCLYKLKKYYEINGEIQKVTLDLFVDSLRMMTITKKEVNGKVVQEIINDLDENHKENIKIYKDFIACMS, from the coding sequence ATGAGTTACAGTTTATGCAAGAAAAAACAAAATGGAAAATATTATTTAGTTTTAGCTATTTCTAAAGGTTTTAAAAAAGGTTATGGAAATCAGATTGGTCTAGGATACTGAGAAGATATCAAAGAAAAGTATGGATTATCTTCAATTGAAGATATGAAAGAAATAGCAAAAAAAGTAGATACATCTTTAGATAAAGCTGTTGCAAAAGAAGAATTTTTTAAATTATTAAAACCCACTTCTGTAAAAACAAGTATCCAAAATATTGGAGTTGATTTAATTTATAAAGTTATTAAAGAATTAAATTTATTTTCAGCATTACCAAAAAGTAAACATAAATCGTTAGAAGAGGTTTTGGAATTTTTCATAGCAACTAGAATTATCCTTCCAAGAAGCTATATGTCACAATATAAAAATAAAAGTGATTTTATAAATGATATTAATGTTAAAAAATCATCAATATATAACTATCTTGATGTTATTTTCGAAAATAAGAATTCTGTTTTAGTCAATTTATTTCAAAAAATAAATGAATTTACAAATCGTAACAATAAAGTTTTTCACTTCGATAACACAACAGTTTATTTTGAAAGCTTTACAAGAGAAGGAATAAGAAAAAACGGTTTTTCAAAAGACGGAAAACACAATGAAGATCAAGTAGTCATAGCAATGGCTGTAGACGAAAACGGAATACCAATACACTATAAAGTTTTCCCAGGTAACACGGCTGATGGTAAAACAATGTTATCCTTCGTTTTAGAACTTCAATCAATCTATAAAATAAAGGATATTACAATAGTTGCAGATCGTGGAATAAATAACAACGCAAACTTACGTTTCCTAGAACAAAAAGGAATTAAATATATATTCCAAAAAAGATTAGATACATTAAGTATTGGGATGAAAAAATTCATTCTTGAAGACAAACATTATGTTTTTAGAGATGAAATGTTTTGAAAAGAACAAATTGTTGAATCTGTTTGAAATAAAAATAGATTTAATGGTAAATACAGAAAATGATGTGTGTTTTTCAGTCCTGGGAAAAAGACTTTAGATAAATTAAAAAGAAATAATTTTATTGATAAATTGAATAAGAAAACTGTAAATGGAGAACTGCCACTTAGTTCTTTAGTTCCAGAATATAAAAAGAAATATATGGACATTGATGGCAAAACAGTGGGTAAATTAAATTGAGAGAAAATTAAGAAAAAAGAATCTGAAGATGGTTTTTACATTATTGAAACCAATATTCTAGATTTAACACCAGAAAAAGCTAATGAAATTTACAGAAAACAATGAAAAGTAGAAGAAAATTTCAGAACATTAAAATCTTCTTTACAAGTTAGACCTGTTTTTGTTCATAATGAACAGCATATACTTGCACATCTTTTATTATGTTTCATTGCTCTTGTTGTTTTAAAATACTGTCTTTATAAATTAAAGAAATATTATGAAATCAATGGAGAAATACAAAAAGTGACGTTAGATTTATTTGTGGATTCATTAAGAATGATGACTATAACAAAAAAAGAAGTAAATGGAAAAGTGGTACAAGAAATAATTAATGATTTGGATGAAAACCACAAAGAAAATATAAAAATTTATAAAGATTTCATCGCATGTATGAGTTAA
- a CDS encoding IS1634 family transposase — protein sequence MSYSLCKKKQNGKYYLVLAISKGFKKGYGNQIGLGYWEDIKEKYGLSSIEDMKEIAKKVDTSLDKAVAKEEFFKLLKPTSVKTSIQNIGVDLIYKVIKELNLFSALPKSKHKSLEEVLEFFIATRIILPRSYMSQYKNKSDFINDINVKKSSIYNYLDVIFENKNSVLVNLFQKINEFTNRNNKVFHFDNTTVYFESFTREGIRKNGFSKDGKHNEDQVVIAMAVDENGIPIHYKVFPGKTADGKTMLSFVLELQSIYKIKDITIVADRGINNNANLRFLEQKGIKYIFQKRLDTLSIGMKKFILEDKYYVFRDEMFWKEQIVESIWNKNRFNGKYRKWCVFFSPGKNTLDKLRRNNFIDKLNKKTVNGELPLSSLVPEYKKKYMDIDGKTVGKLNWEKIKKKESEDGFYIIETNILDLTPEKANEIYRKQWKVEENFRTLKSSLQVRPVFVHNEQHILAHLLLCFIALVVLKYCLYKLKKYYEINGEVQKVTLDLFVDSLRMMTITKKEVNGKVVQEIINDLDENHKENIKIYKDFIACMS from the coding sequence ATGAGTTACAGTTTATGCAAGAAAAAACAAAATGGAAAATATTATTTAGTTTTAGCTATTTCTAAAGGTTTTAAAAAAGGTTATGGAAATCAGATTGGTCTAGGATACTGAGAAGATATCAAAGAAAAGTATGGATTATCTTCAATTGAAGATATGAAAGAAATAGCAAAAAAAGTAGATACATCTTTAGATAAAGCTGTTGCAAAAGAAGAATTTTTTAAATTATTAAAACCCACTTCTGTAAAAACAAGTATCCAAAATATTGGAGTTGATTTAATTTATAAAGTTATTAAAGAATTAAATTTATTTTCAGCATTACCAAAAAGTAAACATAAATCGTTAGAAGAGGTTTTGGAATTTTTCATAGCAACTAGAATTATCCTTCCAAGAAGCTATATGTCACAATATAAAAATAAAAGTGATTTTATAAATGATATTAATGTTAAAAAATCATCAATATATAACTATCTTGATGTTATTTTCGAAAATAAGAATTCTGTTTTAGTCAATTTATTTCAAAAAATAAATGAATTTACAAATCGTAACAATAAAGTTTTTCACTTCGATAACACAACAGTTTATTTTGAAAGCTTTACAAGAGAAGGAATAAGAAAAAACGGTTTTTCAAAAGACGGAAAACACAATGAAGATCAAGTAGTCATAGCAATGGCTGTAGATGAAAACGGAATACCAATACACTATAAAGTTTTTCCAGGTAAAACAGCTGATGGTAAAACAATGTTATCCTTCGTTTTAGAACTTCAATCAATCTATAAAATAAAGGATATTACAATAGTTGCAGATCGTGGAATAAATAACAACGCAAACTTACGTTTCCTAGAACAAAAAGGAATTAAATATATATTTCAAAAAAGATTAGATACATTAAGTATTGGGATGAAAAAATTCATTCTTGAAGACAAATATTATGTTTTTAGAGATGAAATGTTTTGAAAAGAACAAATTGTTGAATCTATTTGAAATAAAAATAGATTTAACGGTAAATACAGAAAATGATGTGTGTTTTTCAGTCCTGGAAAAAATACTTTAGATAAATTAAGAAGAAATAATTTTATTGATAAATTGAATAAGAAAACTGTAAATGGAGAACTACCACTTAGTTCTTTAGTTCCAGAATATAAAAAGAAATACATGGACATTGATGGCAAAACAGTGGGTAAATTAAATTGAGAGAAAATTAAGAAAAAAGAATCTGAAGATGGTTTTTACATTATTGAAACCAATATTCTAGATTTAACACCAGAAAAAGCTAATGAAATTTACAGAAAACAATGAAAAGTAGAAGAAAATTTCAGAACATTAAAATCTTCTTTACAAGTTAGACCTGTTTTTGTTCATAATGAACAGCATATACTTGCGCATCTTTTGTTATGTTTCATTGCTCTTGTTGTTTTAAAATACTGTCTTTACAAATTAAAGAAATATTATGAAATCAATGGAGAAGTACAAAAAGTGACGTTAGATTTATTTGTGGATTCATTAAGAATGATGACTATAACAAAAAAAGAAGTAAATGGAAAAGTGGTACAAGAAATAATTAATGATTTGGATGAAAACCATAAAGAAAATATAAAAATTTATAAAGATTTTATCGCATGTATGAGTTAA
- a CDS encoding amino acid permease yields MNQKKAHKIGFFASLAISVSSVIGIGIFFKNISIFKNQAIENSNDFSLYSFLVVWILGALISLLTAYCFLQVSKSGHSKSGLSGWIANLSTPKQGYIAKLYQSFLYYGLLSTILPIFSTEMIFNAIASIKGINVTSIHFGYVVLTSLFVAIFLIGLNFLKLKASVRLQQFSFFFKIIPLIIAIIIAFIGSHNSPNVDTGTLNDGANGVASTKQFSFSGLALSLPIVLFAFDAFLMIGNLADDMKKPKQIPIVSILTIIISGVIYFFISLGVALTGYANVVDIFKSIFKDPSQKDTKQVIEIIIYFMLGFSGFFVCNSIYLGTLRGFQALVEERSVIGHKFFTKLELTKQGLGGFSLYLIVFAIYFAFLTVPSVVLNSDSLIDTFSNIPINIFFLVYAYTIFLALKRNIQTKEPAIRFFKTISVLCIISIVVIMGFDIIYRDIYLAFIVGGKSNSGLFYSSSSWKYIYDGISYWGFLLITSSFVFLNYKFNYHKVHLTPQS; encoded by the coding sequence ATGAATCAGAAAAAAGCACATAAGATAGGTTTCTTTGCCTCGCTTGCAATTAGTGTTTCAAGTGTTATTGGGATTGGGATCTTCTTTAAAAACATTAGTATTTTTAAAAATCAAGCAATTGAAAATTCAAACGATTTTAGTTTGTATAGTTTTTTAGTTGTTTGAATTTTAGGCGCGCTAATTTCGCTTTTAACTGCTTATTGTTTTCTGCAAGTGTCTAAATCAGGTCATTCTAAAAGTGGTTTATCCGGTTGAATTGCTAATTTATCCACTCCAAAGCAAGGGTATATTGCAAAGCTTTATCAATCATTTTTATACTATGGACTTTTAAGCACAATTTTACCTATTTTTTCAACTGAAATGATTTTTAATGCAATTGCTTCAATTAAAGGAATTAATGTAACTAGCATCCATTTTGGTTATGTTGTATTAACTAGTTTATTTGTTGCGATTTTCTTAATTGGGCTTAATTTTTTGAAATTAAAAGCTTCGGTGCGATTGCAACAATTTTCATTTTTCTTCAAAATAATTCCTTTAATTATTGCAATTATCATAGCGTTTATTGGTAGTCATAACTCACCAAATGTAGATACGGGAACTTTAAACGATGGAGCAAATGGAGTTGCAAGCACCAAGCAGTTTAGTTTTAGTGGACTTGCGCTTTCGCTTCCAATAGTGCTTTTTGCTTTTGATGCTTTTTTAATGATTGGAAATCTTGCTGATGATATGAAAAAACCCAAGCAAATTCCAATTGTATCTATTTTAACTATTATAATTTCAGGTGTTATTTACTTTTTTATTTCACTCGGAGTTGCTTTAACTGGTTATGCAAACGTAGTTGATATTTTTAAAAGTATTTTTAAGGATCCTTCGCAAAAAGACACCAAACAAGTAATTGAAATCATTATTTACTTTATGCTTGGTTTTAGTGGCTTTTTTGTATGTAATTCAATCTATTTAGGAACATTAAGGGGTTTTCAAGCTCTTGTAGAAGAAAGAAGCGTTATTGGACATAAATTCTTTACTAAGCTTGAGTTAACAAAGCAAGGACTTGGCGGATTTAGTTTATATTTGATTGTTTTTGCTATTTATTTTGCGTTTCTAACTGTTCCCTCAGTTGTTTTAAATTCAGATTCATTAATTGATACTTTTTCAAATATACCAATTAACATTTTCTTTTTAGTTTATGCTTACACAATCTTTTTGGCGCTAAAAAGAAATATCCAAACCAAAGAACCAGCTATTAGATTTTTCAAAACAATTTCAGTGCTTTGCATCATTAGCATTGTTGTTATAATGGGATTTGATATAATTTATCGTGATATTTATCTCGCTTTTATTGTTGGTGGTAAAAGTAATAGCGGACTTTTTTATAGCTCTAGTTCATGAAAATACATTTATGATGGAATTTCATATTGAGGATTTTTATTAATTACATCTTCTTTTGTGTTTCTCAATTACAAATTTAATTACCATAAGGTTCATTTAACTCCACAATCATAA
- a CDS encoding IS1634 family transposase: MSYSLCKKKQNGKYYLVLAISKGFKKGYGNQIGLGYWEDIKEKYGLSSIEDMKEIAKKVDTSLDKAVAKEEFFKLLKPTSVKTSIQNIGVDLIYKVIKELNLFSALPKSKHKSLEEVLEFFIATRIILPRSYMSQYKNKSDFINDINVKKSSIYNYLDVIFENKNSVLVNLFQKINEFTNRNNKVFHFDNTTVYFESFTREGIRKNGFSKDGKHNEDQVVIAMAVDENGIPIHYKVFPGNTADGKTMLSFVLELQSIYKIKDITIVADRGINNNANLRFLEQKGIKYIFQKRLDTLSIGMKKFILEDKHYVFRDEMFWKEQIVESIWNKNRFNGKYRKWCVFFSPGKKTLDKLRRNNFIDKLNKKTVNGELPLSSLVPEYKKKYMDIDGKTVGKLNWEKIKKKESEDGFYIIETNILDLTPEKANEIYRKQWKVEENFRTLKSSLQVRPVFVHNEQHILAHLLLCFIALVVLKYCLYKLKKYYEINGEVQKVTLDLFVDSLRMMTITKKEVNGKVEQEIINDLDENHKENIKIYKDFIACMS; the protein is encoded by the coding sequence ATGAGTTACAGTTTATGCAAGAAAAAACAAAATGGAAAATATTATTTAGTTTTAGCTATTTCTAAAGGTTTTAAAAAAGGTTATGGAAATCAGATTGGTCTAGGATACTGAGAAGATATCAAAGAAAAGTATGGATTATCTTCAATTGAAGATATGAAAGAAATAGCAAAAAAAGTAGATACATCTTTAGATAAAGCTGTTGCAAAAGAAGAATTTTTTAAATTATTAAAACCCACTTCTGTAAAAACAAGTATCCAAAATATTGGAGTTGATTTAATTTATAAAGTTATTAAAGAATTAAATTTATTTTCAGCATTACCAAAAAGTAAACATAAATCGTTAGAAGAGGTTTTGGAATTTTTCATAGCAACTAGAATTATCCTTCCAAGAAGCTATATGTCACAATATAAAAATAAAAGTGATTTTATAAATGATATTAATGTTAAAAAATCATCAATATATAACTATCTTGATGTTATTTTCGAAAATAAGAATTCTGTTTTAGTCAATTTATTTCAAAAAATAAATGAATTTACAAATCGTAACAATAAAGTTTTTCACTTCGATAACACAACAGTTTATTTTGAAAGCTTTACAAGAGAAGGAATAAGAAAAAACGGTTTTTCAAAAGACGGAAAACACAATGAAGATCAAGTAGTCATAGCAATGGCTGTAGATGAAAACGGAATACCAATACACTATAAAGTTTTTCCAGGTAACACAGCTGATGGTAAAACAATGTTATCCTTCGTTTTAGAACTTCAATCAATCTATAAAATAAAGGATATTACAATAGTTGCAGATCGTGGAATAAATAACAACGCAAACTTACGTTTCCTAGAACAAAAAGGAATTAAATATATATTTCAAAAAAGATTAGATACATTAAGTATTGGGATGAAAAAATTCATTCTTGAAGACAAACATTATGTTTTTAGAGATGAAATGTTTTGAAAAGAACAAATTGTTGAATCTATTTGAAATAAAAATAGATTTAACGGTAAATACAGAAAATGATGTGTGTTTTTCAGTCCTGGAAAAAAGACTTTAGATAAATTAAGAAGAAATAATTTTATTGATAAATTGAATAAGAAAACTGTAAATGGAGAACTACCACTTAGTTCTTTAGTTCCAGAATATAAAAAGAAATACATGGACATTGATGGCAAAACAGTGGGTAAATTAAATTGAGAGAAAATTAAGAAAAAAGAATCTGAAGATGGTTTTTACATTATTGAAACCAATATTCTAGATTTAACACCAGAAAAAGCTAATGAAATTTACAGAAAACAATGAAAAGTAGAAGAAAATTTCAGAACATTAAAATCTTCTTTACAAGTTAGACCTGTTTTTGTTCATAATGAACAGCATATACTTGCGCATCTTTTGTTATGTTTCATTGCTCTTGTTGTTTTAAAATACTGTCTTTACAAATTAAAGAAATATTATGAAATCAATGGAGAAGTACAAAAAGTGACGTTAGATTTATTTGTGGATTCATTAAGAATGATGACTATAACAAAAAAAGAAGTAAATGGAAAAGTGGAACAAGAAATAATTAATGATTTGGATGAAAACCATAAAGAAAATATAAAAATTTATAAAGATTTTATCGCATGTATGAGTTAA
- a CDS encoding phosphotransferase family protein produces MELIKKGYTNISYKDGEIFCQEKILNGFNHNIDYKLLNQFDFVPKFIKQDDKFVYWEFIENQKFAPTNENLEKIAANLKHLHSSSVKFQDNFMIKRLESFLSFIEKWGRSSKLITNSFNLVKQIFASDNQNNYPIHNDLYFSNILKTDEKLYFVDWEYASMGNRLFDLALFVAATDLSDEQEEAFLNFYNLKSDQKQVYINQKFIAYFFIVTWALSKEQIPINDKYFIDKLTQYYQICK; encoded by the coding sequence ATGGAATTAATAAAAAAAGGATATACCAATATTTCTTATAAAGACGGCGAAATTTTCTGCCAAGAAAAAATCCTAAACGGATTTAATCATAACATTGATTACAAATTACTTAATCAATTTGATTTTGTACCAAAATTCATTAAACAAGATGATAAATTTGTCTATTGAGAATTTATTGAAAATCAAAAGTTTGCTCCTACAAATGAAAATTTAGAGAAAATAGCTGCTAACTTAAAACATTTGCACTCTTCCTCAGTAAAATTTCAAGATAACTTTATGATAAAAAGACTTGAATCATTCCTGAGTTTTATTGAAAAATGAGGTAGAAGTAGTAAGTTAATTACTAATTCTTTTAATCTTGTAAAGCAAATTTTTGCTAGTGATAATCAAAATAATTATCCAATTCATAATGATTTATATTTTTCAAATATTCTAAAAACGGATGAAAAACTCTATTTTGTAGATTGAGAGTATGCTTCAATGGGGAATAGACTTTTTGATTTAGCTCTTTTTGTAGCGGCTACTGATTTATCTGATGAGCAAGAAGAAGCATTTTTAAACTTTTACAACTTAAAATCAGATCAAAAACAAGTTTACATTAATCAAAAATTCATTGCTTACTTCTTTATTGTGACTTGAGCTTTATCAAAAGAACAAATTCCTATTAATGATAAATATTTCATTGATAAATTAACCCAGTATTATCAAATATGTAAATAA